Below is a window of Ignavibacteriota bacterium DNA.
ATGCGGGTGATGGAAAAGGCGGTCAGCACCCGACTCAGGCATTGCTCGATTTATATACAATTCAAAAAGAAGTGAAAACGATTGATGGAGTGAAAGTCGCAATGGTCGGTAACCTTGCGGACGGAAGAACGGTTCGTTCGCTTGCGTATCTCTTAGGAAAGTTCGAGCGGGTGAAGTTGTACTTTGTTGCGCCACCTGCGTTGCAAATGAAACAGGATATTCTCGATTATCTCGCGCGGCACAACTGTTGGTTCACCCTCGAATCGGATTTGAAGAAGGTTCTGCCGGAAGTGGATGTTCTCTACGTTACGCGCATCGAACAGGAAGTGCTTGACCAGCATGAGAAAATCAACCGGGAAATTGCTTCATCGTTTTTCATCAATGAAGAAATGATGAACCTTCTTCGCCCAAACGGACTTGTATTGCACCCGTTGCCGCGTCTTAGTGAGATTGATACAAAAGTTGATGCAGACCCGCGCGCCGCGTACTTCCGTCAAACACGGAACGGCGTGTTAATCCGGATGGCGTTACTTGTTTCGTTGTGGGAACGGTAAACGCGTTCTACAATTCTTCCGGCTCTTCAACAGGGTAACGTTTCGGCGTCTGAACGACGATTGTTGTCCCTTTCCCGACCGCTGAACTGAAGGCAAAACTGCCGCCAATAAGTTTTGCCCGTTCTTTCATTGTGGTCATACCTACGCCCGAGGTGGATAATTGCGCCGCGAGCCGTTCCATGTTTATTCCGACTCCGTCATCGGAAACTGTCAGGATAATGGTTGAATCTGTTTCTTCGTAATTGACATAGATATTGGTCGCATACGAATGCTTTTCAATATTGTTGAACGCTTCCTGAGTAATACGGAACAGCGCAAGTTCGATTTCAGGAGCCAACCGGTGAGAAGGTAATCCGGTAAGATGAGCGCGCATCTGTGTTCGTGTACAGAAATCTTCCACTTTACTACGGACTGCCGCGCCGAGTCCGAAATCATCCAGCGAACTGGGGCGCAGGTTACGGGAAATTCTTTGTATCTCTTTCATTGCATCTCTCAGGGGGTCAAGGATGTGAGAGAGGTTTTTGATGCCATTATTGACTAAGGGAAGCGTTTTCCGTTCCACCGTTTCGACATGCCCTTTTACGATAAAGAGGGTCTGGTTTACACCGTCGTGGAGTTCGCGGGAAAACCTCATGCGTTCCGCCTCCTGTGCATCAATAATCTTGCGGGAGATATCCTTGAGTTGCGCCTCCGCCTCTTTTGTTTTGGTTATATCGTGAATAATGAGAAGCGCCGCCGGGACGTCGCTATACAAAATCGGGATGCTCGATATTTCCGTGTCAATGATTTTTTCATCGAGCCGTTTCATTTTCAGTTCCGTTGTTTCGAGCGGCAACTGTTTCCCGGTAAATCTCGATAGTGATGTCACGGCATGTTCGCGGGATTTCTCTTCAACGAAATCCAACACCGATTTCCCCAGCACGTCGTTCATGAACGATGTACCGAGAACTTCGACCACCGCCTTGTTCACATACATAAATACATTGCCAATGAGGACCGCCGTCGGGACGGGAGAATATTCCACCATCGCACGAAACCGTTCTTCATTCTCCCGGAGGAGTTTGTATTTTTCTTCCTGAGATTTGATGAATCGTTTCTGACTGTACATCGTTACGGAAATAAATCCGATGGCGAGCGTAAGATACACGGAAGTCGCTATCGAAAATATCCACCAAAATTCTGTTATTGTTGTTTGCATAATAAACCCCCAAAAGTAATTCCTAAATAATTAATTTAATATTTGATTGAATGTTCCACACATACATTACAATTTTGTTGAGCCAAAATTTCTTCAATCGCCTTGCGACCGTAGTACCCGCTCCCATCTAATGAATGATGTCTATTCATTCTATACCGAAGTCTCTTTCGTAGAAGCGGGAACAACTAATGCCACACTGTAACCAACATTTTTCATTATTCCGACAATGCTTTGAATCATCCAGGCTTGACCAAGTACTTCCGTTGAAACGGTTAAAATATTATTTCCCAAAAGAAATAGCATCATAACACCAATAAAATACACAAGCGTGAGGGAACTAAAGAGAAACCCAGGATGGGATAGTAATGGAATACGCGCTTCTTTGTTCAAGAAAAAAATTACATACATAGAAAGGAACACAAGAAGCGCGCTTTCCACCGGTTTATTCACCACGCTGAGCCGTGTCACTTCTTCAATTGTAACAAATACAATCAGCCAGATGCTGGTAAAAACTGGAATGGAATATCGCGCGACACGTTGTTCCGTCGTACGTAGCCAGCTCGAAAGCACCCAGACAGTAAATCCATATTGCAACGGAAGATAATAATGCATTGTCCAGAGATTGTTAAGTTTATACTCTGCAAGAATCCATTGAATGAGACTTGCGAAAAAATCTACAACCATGTAGAGAGCCATAACCCTCAACTCTTTCCGGACCCGATGGAACCGAATTGCTCCAACGGCAGCAATAAGGATTTCTGAAAGGAAGTGAACAGTGTACAGTTGCAAGGTTATCTCAGCTATTTAATCGGCTTGGGGTCCCGCAATAGGGAGGACAAGGTCTGCCCTCTTCAGCGAGAAGTCCGTTCTCCATGTCGTTCTCATTGGCATCAGCGCCGACAAGAACGAATGTTGGACT
It encodes the following:
- the pyrB gene encoding aspartate carbamoyltransferase, with product MKLQHVYEAQQFTLPKLLELFNLADDMERIVNRGGTKDYQNKIMASLFYEPSTRTRFSFESAMLRLGGSVISTERAQEFSSVMLGESLEDTVRVVGNYSDVIVLRSNEIGGAKRAAEVSSVPVINAGDGKGGQHPTQALLDLYTIQKEVKTIDGVKVAMVGNLADGRTVRSLAYLLGKFERVKLYFVAPPALQMKQDILDYLARHNCWFTLESDLKKVLPEVDVLYVTRIEQEVLDQHEKINREIASSFFINEEMMNLLRPNGLVLHPLPRLSEIDTKVDADPRAAYFRQTRNGVLIRMALLVSLWER
- a CDS encoding PAS domain S-box protein, with translation MQTTITEFWWIFSIATSVYLTLAIGFISVTMYSQKRFIKSQEEKYKLLRENEERFRAMVEYSPVPTAVLIGNVFMYVNKAVVEVLGTSFMNDVLGKSVLDFVEEKSREHAVTSLSRFTGKQLPLETTELKMKRLDEKIIDTEISSIPILYSDVPAALLIIHDITKTKEAEAQLKDISRKIIDAQEAERMRFSRELHDGVNQTLFIVKGHVETVERKTLPLVNNGIKNLSHILDPLRDAMKEIQRISRNLRPSSLDDFGLGAAVRSKVEDFCTRTQMRAHLTGLPSHRLAPEIELALFRITQEAFNNIEKHSYATNIYVNYEETDSTIILTVSDDGVGINMERLAAQLSTSGVGMTTMKERAKLIGGSFAFSSAVGKGTTIVVQTPKRYPVEEPEEL